A portion of the Acidobacteriaceae bacterium genome contains these proteins:
- a CDS encoding glucose 1-dehydrogenase, whose protein sequence is MRLSNKVAIITGGASGMGRSTASLFAREGASVVLGDVDVVAGEAAAAEIRAQSGRILFQPCDMRVESQVSALVQTAETHFGKLDILFNNAGIEQPLTASSELDTAIFERVIDVNLKGTFLGCKYAIQSFLRTGGGVIVNNSSVSAYANVGGNVSYAASKGAIMSLTRVLAIEYSRKNIRVNAICPGVIDTGMNRRNLDLAADPDALAEKWMSATPMGRMGTGEEIAETVLYLASEQSSFTTGIGLLIDGGRVAT, encoded by the coding sequence ATGCGGCTTAGCAATAAAGTAGCGATTATTACCGGCGGCGCCAGCGGCATGGGCCGCTCCACGGCCTCCCTTTTTGCCCGCGAAGGTGCTTCCGTTGTCCTTGGCGATGTGGATGTTGTCGCGGGAGAAGCGGCAGCAGCAGAGATTCGGGCCCAGAGTGGCCGAATTCTCTTCCAGCCCTGCGATATGCGGGTCGAGTCCCAGGTTTCGGCGCTGGTACAGACCGCGGAGACGCACTTCGGCAAGCTCGACATCCTCTTCAACAACGCAGGCATTGAGCAGCCCCTGACGGCCTCCTCAGAGCTCGACACCGCGATCTTCGAGCGCGTGATCGATGTCAACCTTAAAGGTACGTTCCTCGGCTGCAAGTATGCGATCCAGTCGTTTCTCCGTACCGGCGGCGGCGTCATCGTGAACAACAGTTCGGTGAGCGCGTATGCAAACGTTGGCGGGAACGTCTCGTATGCCGCGTCCAAGGGCGCCATTATGTCGCTGACGCGCGTGCTCGCGATTGAGTATTCGCGGAAGAACATCCGCGTCAATGCGATCTGCCCGGGCGTGATCGACACGGGCATGAACCGCCGCAACCTTGATCTTGCAGCCGATCCTGATGCTTTGGCCGAAAAATGGATGTCTGCGACACCCATGGGACGTATGGGCACAGGCGAAGAGATCGCTGAAACCGTTCTTTATC
- a CDS encoding Gfo/Idh/MocA family oxidoreductase encodes MRVGIIGASFAKAAFLPAFRHVAGAEVVALASSRLESAEAAAKPFGVKHVYADWQLMLQEQSLDLVCIATPTVMHAPMVFAALEAGAHVLSEKPTAMDAQEAAAMLQMAEKLGRVHMIDHELRFNAKRKKLRELLQAGAIGTVRHVVVHNVGGSWADPKSRPAGDWWSLAKMGGGRLGANGSHQVDLLRWWLGEITAVSGTVKTMVPDRIDPRTGASWTATADDLVQFSAEFASGTLANVLISTIARHGAANETTFYGSEGTITLSNDTEKLMMGAVGEPLQEIEVANPYDGLEGVNAGIWNQSVVGAVQELCAAISEKRALREGATFRDGLQNQRVLDAIRDSEAQRQWVAVPQ; translated from the coding sequence ATGCGAGTTGGAATTATTGGAGCCAGTTTTGCAAAAGCCGCCTTCCTGCCCGCCTTTCGGCATGTAGCAGGTGCCGAAGTGGTGGCGTTGGCGAGTTCCAGGCTGGAGAGCGCGGAGGCCGCAGCGAAGCCGTTCGGCGTCAAGCATGTTTATGCGGATTGGCAGTTGATGCTGCAGGAGCAGTCGCTCGACCTGGTCTGCATCGCCACCCCGACGGTGATGCACGCCCCGATGGTCTTCGCTGCGCTGGAAGCGGGTGCGCATGTGTTGAGCGAAAAGCCGACGGCGATGGACGCGCAGGAAGCTGCCGCCATGTTGCAGATGGCGGAAAAGCTCGGGCGCGTGCACATGATCGACCACGAACTGCGCTTTAACGCCAAGCGAAAGAAGCTGCGCGAGCTTCTGCAGGCCGGCGCCATCGGCACGGTCCGTCATGTCGTGGTGCACAACGTGGGCGGCAGTTGGGCTGATCCGAAGTCGCGCCCTGCTGGCGACTGGTGGTCTTTGGCGAAGATGGGCGGCGGTCGTCTGGGAGCGAATGGCTCGCATCAGGTCGACCTGCTGCGTTGGTGGCTTGGTGAAATTACCGCTGTCTCCGGCACCGTGAAAACGATGGTTCCTGACCGCATTGATCCGCGCACGGGCGCGTCTTGGACCGCGACGGCGGACGATCTTGTTCAGTTCTCGGCGGAGTTTGCTTCGGGTACGTTGGCGAATGTGCTCATCAGCACCATCGCTCGTCATGGAGCTGCGAACGAGACGACGTTCTACGGCAGCGAAGGGACGATCACCCTCTCGAACGATACCGAGAAGCTGATGATGGGCGCTGTTGGCGAGCCACTTCAGGAGATCGAAGTCGCGAATCCTTACGATGGCCTCGAAGGCGTCAACGCCGGGATCTGGAACCAGTCTGTGGTGGGTGCTGTGCAGGAACTCTGCGCGGCGATCAGCGAGAAGCGGGCCCTGCGCGAAGGAGCTACCTTCCGCGATGGCCTGCAGAACCAGCGCGTGCTTGATGCCATCCGCGACTCGGAAGCCCAGAGGCAGTGGGTAGCGGTTCCGCAGTAA
- a CDS encoding GntR family transcriptional regulator, with amino-acid sequence MSIDAPLSASSTDLLRKPLWTSLADNIANLIANSIATRRLVPGERIVETTLAEKLGVSRVPIREALKVLHAQGILTGGGHRGYHVATFDAETTQQILEVRLMLETFLLRDALNNWRSGVEDPNELNIAIAEMERAAKSEDVPASLLADLEFHRTIRNAARNPIAGTLWDTIARHVTIVFNFERYRDKNLMAIPRQHELFRDFIFEQIKKPGAPEEVSEALESHILLIDRRRRKFL; translated from the coding sequence TTGTCGATCGACGCACCGCTGAGCGCCAGCAGTACTGACCTCCTGAGGAAACCGCTCTGGACGTCGCTGGCCGACAACATCGCAAACCTCATTGCCAACTCGATTGCGACCCGGCGGCTCGTGCCGGGCGAGCGCATCGTGGAAACGACCCTGGCAGAAAAACTTGGCGTAAGCCGTGTTCCTATCCGTGAAGCGCTGAAAGTATTGCATGCGCAAGGCATCCTGACCGGCGGGGGACATCGTGGATATCACGTTGCGACCTTCGACGCAGAAACGACGCAGCAGATCCTCGAAGTACGCCTGATGCTCGAAACGTTTCTACTGCGCGATGCCCTGAATAACTGGCGCAGCGGTGTGGAAGATCCCAACGAACTCAATATCGCGATTGCAGAGATGGAACGCGCGGCGAAGTCCGAAGATGTACCTGCCTCACTACTCGCAGATCTGGAGTTCCATCGCACGATTCGCAATGCAGCGCGCAATCCGATCGCTGGCACGCTGTGGGACACAATCGCTCGCCATGTCACGATTGTCTTCAACTTTGAACGCTACCGCGACAAAAATCTGATGGCGATTCCCCGTCAGCACGAGCTATTCCGTGACTTCATCTTCGAGCAGATCAAGAAGCCCGGGGCACCGGAAGAGGTGAGCGAAGCGCTCGAAAGCCACATTCTTCTCATCGACCGCCGCCGCCGGAAGTTCCTCTAA
- a CDS encoding urease accessory UreF family protein encodes MLQLSDSALPIGALSHSFGIESLVAEGGLDAAGLQRFFAEWLAGAGHSDAVLCVRGYGASSQEEWQQLNATASAMRPARESREASLRLGRRFLGLSAALENDDRLRFYGDAHLAATFGLVGSVLKLDVEQVAGAYLHQTLFGAVSACQRLLPLGQSAAMQLLWSMKSHMASVIDAASACPEWESLWNLQPMLEIASMRHPQLHTRLFIS; translated from the coding sequence ATGTTGCAGTTGTCCGATAGTGCGTTGCCGATTGGAGCCCTCTCCCACAGCTTCGGTATTGAGTCTCTGGTGGCCGAGGGCGGGCTGGATGCCGCCGGTTTGCAGCGTTTCTTCGCCGAGTGGCTGGCCGGTGCGGGCCACAGCGATGCTGTGCTTTGTGTTCGCGGCTACGGAGCATCGTCGCAGGAAGAGTGGCAGCAGTTGAATGCAACCGCGTCCGCGATGCGTCCCGCCAGGGAAAGCCGGGAGGCGAGCCTTCGCCTGGGACGTCGCTTTCTGGGGCTGTCTGCTGCACTCGAAAACGATGATCGTCTGCGCTTTTACGGAGACGCGCACCTGGCTGCCACTTTCGGGCTGGTTGGATCGGTGTTGAAACTGGATGTGGAGCAGGTGGCTGGAGCCTACCTGCACCAGACATTGTTTGGGGCTGTCTCTGCCTGCCAAAGGCTCCTGCCGCTCGGGCAGTCGGCGGCCATGCAGTTGCTCTGGAGCATGAAGTCGCACATGGCCTCGGTGATCGACGCTGCAAGCGCGTGCCCAGAGTGGGAGAGCCTGTGGAATCTGCAGCCGATGCTTGAAATTGCTTCAATGCGCCATCCGCAACTGCACACGAGGTTATTCATCAGTTGA